In Palleronia sp. LCG004, a single window of DNA contains:
- a CDS encoding 1-acyl-sn-glycerol-3-phosphate acyltransferase: MWLRRETLPVRLARPCLNRLLSYDRTVTLGQEMEDWTGRALMDRMSEMLAREVDVTGLENIPRQGGAMVVANHPTGIADGIVLHHLLAPLRPDLFFYANVDILKVVPQLTSMIAPVEWRHDKRTHGKTRETMAFTRKAMDEERLGIIFPSGRLAKRRGLRLFERDWMPSAAMIARKFDVPIIPINIRARNSVLFYLFDVVHPSLRDITLFHETLNKARQPYRVVVGSPISAKSLPTSSEGAIAALKDATLALGGAKTASVSLVDSSRRPFLFARQSSRPGSA, from the coding sequence ATGTGGCTGCGCCGCGAAACTCTTCCCGTGCGCCTGGCGCGTCCCTGTCTCAATCGGCTCCTCAGCTACGACCGCACGGTCACGCTAGGCCAGGAGATGGAGGACTGGACCGGTCGCGCCCTCATGGACCGCATGAGCGAGATGCTCGCACGCGAAGTCGACGTGACCGGGCTCGAGAACATCCCGCGTCAGGGCGGCGCGATGGTCGTCGCGAACCATCCGACCGGGATCGCGGACGGGATCGTCCTGCATCACCTGCTGGCCCCCCTCCGGCCCGACCTTTTCTTCTATGCCAATGTCGACATCCTGAAGGTCGTGCCGCAGCTCACCTCGATGATCGCGCCCGTCGAATGGCGGCACGACAAGCGCACGCACGGCAAGACGCGCGAGACGATGGCCTTCACCCGCAAGGCGATGGACGAGGAACGGCTCGGGATCATCTTTCCGTCCGGCCGCCTAGCCAAGCGACGCGGTCTGCGACTGTTCGAACGGGACTGGATGCCGTCGGCCGCGATGATCGCGCGCAAGTTCGACGTGCCGATCATTCCGATCAACATCCGCGCGCGCAACTCGGTCCTGTTCTATCTCTTCGACGTGGTTCACCCGAGCCTGCGGGACATCACGCTCTTCCACGAGACGCTGAACAAGGCGCGGCAACCTTATCGCGTCGTCGTCGGCTCGCCCATCTCGGCCAAGTCCCTTCCGACGAGTTCGGAAGGTGCCATCGCCGCGCTCAAGGACGCGACGCTCGCGCTCGGCGGGGCCAAGACGGCTTCGGTCTCGCTCGTCGATTCGTCGCGCCGTCCGTTCCTCTTCGCGCGTCAGAGCAGCCGGCCGGGCTCCGCCTGA